A part of Brachybacterium faecium DSM 4810 genomic DNA contains:
- a CDS encoding serine hydroxymethyltransferase (PFAM: Beta-eliminating lyase): MNVLDQSIDALDPDIAQVLDRELARQQRTLEMIASENFVPRAVLQAQGSVLTNKYAEGYPGRRYYGGCEEVDVAEQIAIDRAKELFGAEHANVQSHSGASANAAVMHALARPGDKLMGLSLAHGGHLTHGMKINFSGRLYDIVAYETEPGTGLIDMDKVRELAVAEQPKVIVAGWSAYTRQLDFAKFREIADEVGAALWVDMAHFAGLVAAGLHPNPVPYADVVSTTIHKTIGGPRSGMILCTEKWAKKIDSAVFPGQQGGPLMHVIAAKAVALKVAASEDFKDRQARTLEGARIIAERLQAEDAKAAGVKVISGGTDVHLVLVDLVDSELDGQQAEDRLHEAGITVNRNAVPNDPRPPRVTSGLRIGTPALATRGFGAAEFTEVADVIALTLTGGADIETLRARTAALAEAKPLYADLQQY; the protein is encoded by the coding sequence GTGAACGTCCTCGACCAGTCCATCGACGCTCTCGACCCGGACATCGCCCAGGTGCTCGACCGCGAGCTGGCACGCCAGCAGCGCACGCTCGAGATGATCGCCAGCGAGAACTTCGTCCCCCGGGCGGTGCTGCAGGCGCAGGGATCGGTGCTGACGAACAAGTACGCCGAGGGCTACCCGGGCCGGCGCTACTACGGCGGCTGCGAGGAGGTCGACGTCGCCGAGCAGATCGCGATCGACCGGGCGAAGGAGCTCTTCGGCGCCGAGCACGCCAACGTGCAGTCCCACTCGGGCGCCTCCGCGAACGCCGCGGTGATGCACGCCCTGGCCCGCCCCGGGGACAAGCTCATGGGCCTCTCCCTCGCACACGGCGGCCACCTCACCCACGGCATGAAGATCAACTTCTCCGGCCGCCTCTACGACATCGTCGCCTACGAGACCGAGCCCGGCACCGGCCTCATCGACATGGACAAGGTGCGCGAGCTGGCCGTGGCCGAGCAGCCCAAGGTGATCGTCGCCGGCTGGTCCGCCTACACCCGCCAGCTCGACTTCGCGAAGTTCCGGGAGATCGCCGACGAGGTCGGCGCCGCCCTCTGGGTGGACATGGCGCACTTCGCCGGGCTCGTCGCCGCCGGCCTGCACCCCAACCCCGTGCCCTACGCGGACGTGGTCTCCACCACCATCCACAAGACGATCGGCGGCCCCCGCTCCGGCATGATCCTGTGCACCGAGAAGTGGGCCAAGAAGATCGACTCGGCCGTGTTCCCCGGCCAGCAGGGTGGCCCGCTCATGCACGTCATCGCCGCGAAGGCCGTCGCGCTGAAGGTCGCCGCCTCCGAGGACTTCAAGGACCGCCAGGCCCGCACCCTCGAGGGTGCGCGGATCATCGCCGAGCGCCTCCAGGCGGAGGACGCGAAGGCGGCCGGCGTCAAGGTGATCTCCGGCGGCACCGACGTGCACCTCGTGCTGGTGGACCTCGTGGACAGCGAGCTCGACGGCCAGCAGGCCGAGGACCGCCTCCACGAGGCCGGCATCACCGTCAACCGCAACGCGGTGCCCAACGACCCGCGCCCGCCCCGGGTCACCTCCGGCCTGCGGATCGGCACCCCGGCGCTGGCCACCCGCGGCTTCGGCGCCGCAGAGTTCACCGAGGTCGCCGACGTCATCGCCCTGACCCTCACCGGCGGCGCCGACATCGAGACGCTCCGTGCGCGCACCGCAGCCCTCGCCGAGGCGAAGCCGCTGTACGCCGACCTCCAGCAGTACTGA
- a CDS encoding UDP-N-acetylmuramate dehydrogenase (PFAM: FAD binding domain; UDP-N-acetylenolpyruvoylglucosamine reductase, C-terminal domain~TIGRFAM: UDP-N-acetylenolpyruvoylglucosamine reductase): protein MRLADLTTLRIGGRIRHLVEARTADEVIEAVRAADAAGEQLLVLGGGSNLVASDEPFEGTVVLLRDPEEPPLLDATCEVGASGEPDGIPVDPAELTPLDPTCGGAIVEYFAGVNWDRAVRYAIAREMVGIEALSGIPGTVGATPIQNVGAYGQEVASTISRVRTWDREQNAVRTFFTADCGFAYRDSLFKRTRYAGDVPSATGRYVVLSVTFQHTIGSLSAPIRYAQLAEALGVQVGDRAPMREVREAVLRIRAAKGMVLDAADHDTWSAGSFFTNPILDAEEASRLPAEAPRYEAGEGRVKTSAAWLISHSGIERGHAVGERAAVSSKHSLALTNRGGAGSDDLAALARDVQDRVAEAYGIRLVPEPVRLGLDL from the coding sequence ATGAGGCTCGCCGATCTGACGACCCTGCGCATCGGCGGCCGGATCCGCCATCTCGTCGAGGCCCGCACGGCCGACGAGGTGATCGAGGCCGTGCGCGCCGCGGACGCCGCCGGGGAACAGCTGCTGGTGCTCGGCGGAGGCTCCAACCTCGTCGCCTCCGACGAGCCCTTCGAGGGCACCGTGGTGCTGCTGCGCGACCCCGAGGAGCCGCCCCTGCTGGACGCGACCTGCGAGGTCGGAGCCTCCGGTGAGCCGGACGGCATCCCCGTCGACCCCGCCGAGCTCACCCCGCTGGACCCCACCTGCGGCGGCGCGATCGTCGAGTACTTCGCCGGAGTCAACTGGGATCGTGCGGTGCGGTACGCGATCGCCCGGGAGATGGTCGGCATCGAGGCGCTCTCCGGCATCCCCGGCACCGTCGGAGCGACCCCGATCCAGAACGTCGGCGCCTACGGGCAGGAGGTCGCCTCGACCATCTCCCGGGTGCGCACCTGGGACCGGGAGCAGAACGCGGTGCGCACCTTCTTCACCGCCGACTGCGGCTTCGCCTACCGCGACAGCCTCTTCAAGCGGACCCGCTACGCCGGGGACGTGCCCTCCGCCACCGGCCGCTACGTGGTGCTGTCGGTCACGTTCCAGCACACGATCGGGTCGCTCTCCGCCCCGATCCGCTACGCCCAGCTCGCCGAGGCGCTCGGGGTGCAGGTCGGCGACCGCGCCCCGATGCGCGAGGTGCGCGAGGCGGTGCTGCGCATCCGCGCCGCGAAGGGCATGGTGCTCGATGCCGCCGATCACGACACGTGGAGCGCGGGCTCCTTCTTCACCAACCCGATCCTCGACGCGGAGGAGGCCTCCCGCCTGCCCGCCGAGGCCCCGCGCTACGAGGCGGGGGAGGGGCGGGTCAAGACCAGCGCCGCCTGGCTGATCAGCCACTCCGGCATCGAGCGCGGCCACGCGGTGGGCGAGCGGGCCGCGGTCTCCTCCAAGCACTCCCTGGCGCTGACCAATCGGGGAGGGGCCGGCAGCGACGACCTGGCGGCCCTCGCCCGCGACGTGCAGGACCGGGTCGCCGAGGCCTACGGCATCCGCCTCGTGCCCGAACCGGTGCGGCTCGGCCTCGACCTCTGA
- a CDS encoding acyl dehydratase (PFAM: MaoC like domain) produces the protein MTATPAAPVDLTALTVGQELARTRHEISRDTLVRYAGASGDFNPIHYNDAVATEAGLPGVIAHGMLTMGTAITGLLDALGDPTLVRGYTTRFTNPLPVPAIGSVTLEVVAVVGAIDEAAGTARVDLTAEVDDTKVLGRSRATIALPAPAATEGEGAA, from the coding sequence ATGACCGCCACCCCCGCCGCCCCCGTCGACCTCACCGCCCTGACCGTCGGCCAGGAGCTCGCCCGCACCCGCCACGAGATCAGCCGCGACACCCTCGTGCGATACGCCGGCGCCTCCGGGGACTTCAACCCCATCCACTACAACGACGCCGTCGCGACCGAGGCCGGGCTGCCCGGCGTCATCGCCCACGGCATGCTCACCATGGGCACCGCGATCACCGGGCTGCTCGACGCGCTCGGCGACCCCACCCTGGTGCGCGGTTACACGACCCGCTTCACGAACCCGCTCCCGGTCCCGGCCATCGGGAGCGTCACCCTCGAGGTCGTCGCCGTGGTCGGAGCGATCGACGAGGCGGCGGGCACCGCGCGGGTGGATCTCACCGCCGAGGTCGACGACACCAAGGTGCTCGGCCGCTCTCGCGCGACGATCGCCCTGCCCGCCCCCGCGGCGACGGAGGGCGAGGGCGCCGCATGA
- a CDS encoding acyl dehydratase — protein sequence MPTTPDPAFAGHTYPAGPLHTISAAKIAEFARATGASSALHTDPEAARRAGHADVIAPPTFLVSLAQATEAQYIEDPAAGIDFSRVVHGEETFTLHRAVVAGDRLVPTLTVESVRAAGGHSMITTRVDLADESGAEVAAVRSMLVVRGD from the coding sequence ATGCCCACCACCCCCGATCCCGCCTTCGCCGGCCACACCTACCCGGCAGGCCCCTTGCACACGATCTCGGCCGCGAAGATCGCCGAGTTCGCGCGCGCCACCGGCGCCTCCTCCGCGCTGCACACCGACCCGGAGGCCGCACGCCGCGCCGGGCACGCCGATGTGATCGCCCCGCCCACCTTCCTGGTCTCCCTCGCTCAGGCCACCGAGGCGCAGTACATCGAGGACCCCGCCGCCGGGATCGACTTCTCCCGCGTGGTCCACGGCGAGGAGACCTTCACCCTCCACCGGGCCGTCGTCGCCGGGGACCGGCTCGTGCCCACCCTCACCGTCGAGTCGGTGCGCGCCGCCGGCGGCCATTCCATGATCACCACCCGCGTGGACCTCGCCGACGAGAGCGGGGCCGAGGTCGCCGCCGTGCGCAGCATGCTCGTCGTCCGCGGCGACTGA
- a CDS encoding LSU ribosomal protein L33P (PFAM: Ribosomal protein L33~TIGRFAM: ribosomal protein L33, bacterial type) yields MASKSSDVRPKITLACVDCKARNYITKKNRRNTPDRLELSKFCPTCGKQTAHRETR; encoded by the coding sequence GTGGCGAGCAAGAGCTCTGACGTGCGTCCCAAGATCACCCTGGCGTGTGTCGACTGCAAGGCGCGCAACTACATCACCAAGAAGAACCGCCGCAACACCCCGGATCGGCTCGAGCTCTCGAAGTTCTGCCCGACCTGCGGCAAGCAGACGGCACACCGCGAGACCCGCTGA
- a CDS encoding uncharacterized conserved protein (PFAM: Protein of unknown function (DUF520)) has product MADSSFDIVSKLDHQEVDNAVNQAVKEVHQRYDFRNTGATLNLGADEIVMTANAEERVLAVLDVLQSKLIRRGISLKSLEVGEPKQSGKEVRLVAALKEGISTEDAKKIAKLIREEGPKGVKPLIQGDELRVSSKKRDDLQAVIALLKGKDLDVALQFINYR; this is encoded by the coding sequence GTGGCAGATTCGTCGTTCGACATCGTCAGCAAGCTCGACCATCAGGAGGTCGACAACGCGGTCAACCAGGCCGTGAAGGAGGTCCATCAGCGCTACGACTTCCGCAACACGGGAGCGACGCTCAACCTCGGGGCGGACGAGATCGTCATGACCGCCAACGCGGAGGAGCGGGTGCTCGCCGTGCTGGATGTGCTGCAGTCGAAGCTGATCCGTCGCGGCATCTCGCTCAAGTCGCTCGAGGTGGGCGAGCCCAAGCAGTCCGGCAAGGAGGTGCGCCTCGTGGCGGCGCTCAAGGAGGGCATCAGCACCGAGGACGCCAAGAAGATCGCCAAGCTGATCCGCGAGGAGGGCCCCAAGGGGGTCAAGCCCCTGATCCAGGGCGACGAGCTGCGGGTCTCCTCGAAGAAGCGCGACGACCTCCAGGCGGTCATCGCCCTGCTCAAGGGCAAGGACCTCGACGTGGCGCTGCAGTTCATCAACTACCGCTGA
- a CDS encoding DNA segregation ATPase, FtsK/SpoIIIE family (PFAM: FtsK/SpoIIIE family; FHA domain), translating to MRIKLTLRRPEDRLTDLEVTADATATVADVANALYAADPLRGDVEAPEGLTLQVQDPGAGPGAKGVRSLDREIDLIQAGLRSGSVVSIARSSTEYATRSESRGAAVALMRVLSGPEAGREFPLPSGASVIGREGDLDIRIADPMLSKRHARLNVGDSVEIVDLHSANGVVIGGEQVQRAVIGPADTVLIGQTTFSVIALHRLGGTTPNSPVVEFNRSPRVVPRFPYRPLKAPTPPKEPQPQFFPIFMMFAPILMGGFMFSMTRSPFSLMFVFMMPMMATAGYLNRKFQQKKMLERQIKNFEEGLASLKRRVTAAQDLERAVRLVETPSAADTVDAAFRLGRLLWTHRPEHNAFGTVRLGLGIAESRVGIEMPGENDAIPKYYDMLDDMHEEYKLIAGVPVAAELRHAGNIGVAGGGEEADGVARGIVTQMFALHSPAEVAIAAITSRSSRDMWQWLKWLPHTSSPHSPLPGDHLADTPGRGTSLLSRIEELIEQRAGDAPPQLRTPMTTDITSAPEPPPEPVTPHLVVIIEDDAPVDRARLVRIAERGPDVGVHVIWCASNIAALPAACRTYISVEESVEGASAGHVRLGERFYPVTVETISVEVASGVARHLSPVVDAGVPIDDDSDLPRAISYLKLGGMQMAEDPNHIIERWKENNSLTPRDGSEPQRRKHDANLRGLIGHNGQDSFHLDLRTNGPHALVGGTTGAGKSEFLQAWVLGMATAHSPDRVTFLFVDYKGGAAFADAVELPHTVGLVTDLSQHLVRRALTSLRAELHHREHLLNRKKAKDLVSLERTGDPEAPPSLIIIVDEFAALAKEIPEFVDGVVDVAARGRSLGLHLILATQRPAGVIKDNLRANTNLRIALRMADEADSKDILGDTMAAHFDPGIPGRGAAKTGPGRIATFQTGYAGGWTTHEPERARIDIVEKDFGTGEQWDIPAPPATEVEDPGPHDISRVVATVKAAAENAGVPAPRKPWLSELADAYDLSRLPSRRTDEELLLGVMDVPEDQAQPTTSYFPDRDGNMAIYGTGGSGKSTTLRTLAISAASTVRGGPVQVYGLDFGASGLTMLEELPHVGSIIAGDDEERVIRLLRTLRELIDERAKEFAKVRAGSVAEYRELADAPQTPRILLLVDGMAAFREAYDYSNLAKWFTAFVQIATDGRQVGVHVIVTGDRPNAIPTSLGSSIQRRLIHRMASTDDYAAFGEPKDVLEGSSPPGRAIQDGHEVQVAVHGGDANVAIQSREVAKLAQAMRRAGVPEAPAIERLPERVEFASLRPAVGGRPVLGLADETLAELTYEPRGAFMVTGPMGSGRTTAMLTIAAGLKAMAEPMRLVRFSSRRTPLTGLPIWDVEASDPETVGDLVAQLRQTIESGSVGEGKLALFIDGVADFTGSGIENDLDKLIRASTREGQFVVGENESASWSQAYVLAQPFKAGRRGLLLQPSEMDGDSLLGTGLGRIRRADFPAGRGFLVHSGRALKLQVAQITSG from the coding sequence GATCCAGGCGGGGCTCCGCTCCGGCAGCGTCGTCTCCATCGCCCGCTCCTCGACGGAGTACGCCACCCGCTCGGAGTCGCGCGGGGCGGCGGTCGCCCTGATGAGGGTGCTGTCCGGGCCCGAGGCCGGCCGCGAGTTCCCCCTCCCCTCCGGCGCGAGCGTGATCGGCCGGGAGGGGGACCTCGACATCCGCATCGCCGACCCGATGCTCTCCAAACGCCATGCGCGCCTCAACGTCGGCGATTCGGTCGAGATCGTGGACCTGCACTCCGCCAACGGCGTGGTGATCGGCGGCGAGCAGGTGCAGCGCGCGGTGATCGGGCCCGCGGACACCGTGCTGATCGGCCAGACCACCTTCTCGGTGATCGCACTGCATCGCCTGGGCGGCACCACCCCGAACTCGCCCGTGGTGGAGTTCAACCGCTCGCCGCGCGTGGTGCCGCGCTTCCCCTACCGGCCGCTCAAGGCGCCCACCCCGCCGAAGGAGCCGCAGCCGCAGTTCTTCCCGATCTTCATGATGTTCGCCCCGATCCTCATGGGCGGCTTCATGTTCTCGATGACCCGCAGCCCCTTCTCGCTGATGTTCGTGTTCATGATGCCGATGATGGCCACGGCCGGCTACCTGAACCGCAAGTTCCAGCAGAAGAAGATGCTCGAGCGGCAGATCAAGAACTTCGAGGAGGGCCTGGCCTCCCTCAAACGCCGGGTCACCGCTGCGCAGGATCTCGAACGGGCGGTGCGCCTGGTGGAGACCCCGTCGGCCGCGGACACCGTCGACGCGGCGTTCCGCCTGGGCCGGCTGCTGTGGACCCACCGCCCCGAGCACAATGCCTTCGGCACCGTGCGGCTGGGCCTGGGCATCGCCGAGTCCCGCGTGGGCATCGAGATGCCGGGGGAGAACGATGCGATCCCCAAGTACTACGACATGCTCGACGACATGCACGAGGAGTACAAGCTGATCGCCGGGGTGCCGGTGGCGGCGGAGCTCCGCCATGCCGGGAACATCGGCGTGGCCGGGGGCGGCGAGGAGGCCGACGGGGTCGCTCGCGGCATCGTCACCCAGATGTTCGCCCTCCACTCACCGGCGGAGGTGGCGATCGCCGCGATCACCTCCCGCTCCAGCCGCGACATGTGGCAGTGGCTGAAGTGGCTCCCGCACACCTCGAGCCCGCACTCGCCGCTGCCCGGCGACCACCTCGCCGACACCCCCGGTCGCGGCACCTCCCTGCTCTCCCGCATCGAGGAGCTCATCGAGCAGCGCGCCGGCGACGCCCCGCCGCAGCTGCGCACCCCGATGACCACCGACATCACCTCTGCCCCGGAGCCGCCGCCGGAGCCGGTGACCCCCCACCTCGTGGTGATCATCGAGGATGACGCCCCCGTGGACCGGGCACGCCTGGTGCGGATCGCCGAGCGCGGCCCCGATGTCGGCGTCCACGTGATCTGGTGCGCCTCGAACATCGCGGCGCTCCCGGCGGCCTGCCGCACCTACATCTCGGTCGAGGAGTCCGTCGAGGGGGCGAGCGCCGGGCACGTGCGGCTGGGGGAGCGGTTCTACCCGGTGACGGTCGAGACGATCTCCGTCGAGGTGGCCTCCGGCGTGGCCCGCCACCTCTCCCCGGTGGTCGACGCCGGAGTGCCGATCGACGACGATTCGGATCTGCCGCGCGCCATCTCCTACCTCAAGCTCGGCGGCATGCAGATGGCCGAGGACCCGAACCACATCATCGAGCGGTGGAAGGAGAACAACTCCCTCACCCCGCGCGACGGCTCCGAGCCGCAGCGCCGCAAGCACGATGCGAACCTGCGAGGCCTCATCGGCCACAACGGCCAGGACTCCTTCCACCTCGATCTGCGCACCAACGGCCCGCACGCCCTGGTGGGCGGCACCACCGGTGCCGGAAAATCCGAGTTCCTCCAGGCCTGGGTGCTGGGGATGGCCACGGCGCACAGCCCCGACCGGGTGACGTTCCTGTTCGTGGACTACAAGGGCGGGGCGGCCTTCGCCGACGCCGTCGAGCTGCCGCACACCGTGGGCCTGGTCACCGACCTGTCCCAGCACCTGGTGCGGCGCGCCCTGACTTCGCTGCGCGCCGAGCTGCACCACCGCGAGCACCTGCTGAACCGCAAGAAGGCCAAGGATCTGGTCTCCCTCGAGCGCACGGGCGACCCGGAGGCCCCGCCCAGCCTGATCATCATCGTCGACGAGTTCGCGGCGCTGGCCAAGGAGATCCCCGAGTTCGTCGACGGGGTCGTGGACGTCGCCGCCCGCGGCCGCTCCCTCGGCCTGCACCTGATCCTCGCCACCCAGCGCCCCGCCGGGGTGATCAAGGACAACCTGCGCGCGAACACCAATCTGCGCATCGCGCTGCGGATGGCCGACGAGGCGGACTCCAAGGACATCCTCGGCGACACGATGGCCGCCCACTTCGACCCCGGCATCCCGGGGCGCGGCGCGGCCAAGACCGGCCCCGGCCGGATCGCGACCTTCCAGACCGGGTACGCCGGCGGCTGGACCACGCACGAGCCCGAACGGGCGCGGATCGACATCGTGGAGAAGGACTTCGGCACCGGGGAGCAGTGGGACATCCCCGCCCCGCCCGCCACGGAGGTCGAGGACCCGGGCCCCCACGACATCTCCCGCGTGGTCGCCACCGTCAAGGCCGCGGCGGAGAACGCCGGGGTGCCCGCCCCGCGCAAGCCGTGGCTGTCCGAGCTGGCCGATGCCTACGATCTCTCCCGCCTGCCGAGCCGGCGCACCGACGAGGAGCTGCTGCTGGGCGTCATGGACGTCCCCGAGGACCAGGCCCAGCCCACGACCTCGTACTTCCCCGACCGTGACGGCAACATGGCGATCTACGGCACCGGCGGCTCCGGCAAGTCCACCACGCTGCGCACCCTGGCGATCTCCGCCGCATCGACCGTCCGCGGCGGCCCGGTCCAGGTCTACGGCCTGGACTTCGGCGCCTCCGGGCTGACGATGCTCGAGGAGCTCCCGCACGTCGGCTCGATCATCGCCGGGGACGACGAGGAGCGCGTGATCCGCCTGCTGCGCACCCTGCGCGAGCTCATCGACGAGCGGGCCAAGGAGTTCGCGAAGGTGCGCGCCGGCTCCGTCGCGGAGTACCGCGAGCTGGCCGACGCCCCGCAGACCCCGCGGATCCTGCTGCTGGTGGACGGCATGGCCGCGTTCCGGGAGGCCTACGACTACTCCAACCTCGCCAAGTGGTTCACGGCCTTCGTCCAGATCGCCACCGACGGCCGCCAGGTGGGCGTGCACGTGATCGTCACCGGGGACCGCCCCAACGCGATCCCGACCTCGCTGGGCTCCTCGATCCAGCGCCGCCTCATCCACCGTATGGCCAGCACCGACGACTACGCCGCGTTCGGCGAGCCCAAGGACGTGCTGGAGGGCAGCTCGCCTCCCGGCCGCGCCATCCAGGACGGCCACGAGGTGCAGGTCGCGGTGCACGGCGGCGACGCGAACGTCGCCATCCAGTCCCGCGAGGTCGCCAAGCTGGCCCAGGCGATGCGCCGCGCCGGGGTGCCCGAGGCGCCGGCGATCGAGCGCCTGCCCGAACGGGTCGAGTTCGCCTCCCTGCGCCCCGCGGTCGGCGGGCGACCGGTGCTGGGGCTGGCCGACGAGACCCTCGCCGAGCTCACCTACGAACCGCGCGGCGCCTTCATGGTCACCGGGCCGATGGGCTCGGGCCGCACCACGGCGATGCTCACCATCGCCGCAGGGCTCAAGGCGATGGCCGAGCCGATGCGGCTGGTGCGCTTCTCCTCGCGCCGCACGCCGCTGACCGGGCTGCCGATCTGGGACGTCGAGGCCTCCGACCCGGAGACCGTGGGCGACCTCGTGGCGCAGCTGCGGCAGACCATCGAGTCCGGCAGCGTGGGGGAGGGCAAGCTCGCCCTGTTCATCGACGGCGTCGCGGACTTCACCGGCAGCGGGATCGAGAACGATCTCGACAAGCTGATCCGTGCGAGCACCCGCGAGGGGCAGTTCGTCGTCGGCGAGAACGAGTCCGCCTCGTGGTCGCAGGCCTACGTGCTCGCCCAGCCCTTCAAGGCCGGGCGGCGCGGCCTGCTGCTGCAGCCGAGCGAGATGGACGGCGATTCGCTGCTCGGCACGGGATTGGGGAGGATCCGTCGCGCGGACTTCCCCGCGGGCCGCGGCTTCCTCGTGCACAGCGGACGGGCGCTGAAACTGCAGGTCGCACAGATCACCTCCGGGTGA